From one Lysinibacillus sp. G4S2 genomic stretch:
- a CDS encoding metal-sensitive transcriptional regulator produces the protein MAYGSKTVNRVKRIEGQLRGVLRMMEEEKNCKDVITQLSAVRSAVDRTIGVIVSENLLECVSTAEGDAEKMNSVIQEAMDLVVKSR, from the coding sequence ATGGCTTATGGATCTAAAACGGTTAATCGAGTGAAGCGTATAGAAGGTCAATTGCGTGGTGTCTTACGCATGATGGAAGAAGAAAAAAACTGTAAAGATGTGATTACACAGCTATCTGCCGTGCGTTCTGCGGTTGATCGGACTATTGGAGTGATCGTTAGTGAAAATTTACTGGAATGTGTATCGACTGCTGAAGGGGATGCCGAAAAAATGAATTCGGTCATCCAGGAAGCGATGGATTTAGTCGTGAAGAGCAGGTAA